The genomic window AGCAACttctgttaactactagctgcatTTGTATCGTGGCCTGTGGGTTATCTGTACCAGGAAAGTGTGCTTTCTAGcgcttgttaataagatgAAGTTCACACAGGTTATTGTGACACTGGTACCATTGGTTGCGACAGAGGCCTTGTTGTGCCAGGAACTATCCTGCACCAAGCTTCTTGTTGTAGTAGATTATACATCTGTCTTTAGTGCATgctatctatataaggtttctgtgttttaggttttagtaatctagGATGTACTGTAGTTGTgggctaattagtagtagttcttctTTCTGTTTCtgcatacgttctaggctgaGCTATGTTTCTTGCTTGCACTAAAGCTGGTCTTCAGCTTCTTCCAGGTCGTTGGTGAACTGTTTACCGTCGTCGATTTCCTTGCAGAATCGGTGAACGAGCTCTTGGAGTTCTGGCGTGAATTCTACCGCGTGGTATCGCTGGTcgttgttagagtagtattcCGTTTCTTTGCCTGTCTGGGCGTCCTGGTAAGGTGTTGCTACACGAATTGGAGGTACGATACAgtcgtcatcgtcctctAGACCAGACTCTGGGTCTTCCAGCAGTTGTCCTATATTATcagtaagaatttcctatttactagcttcTGTATCATTGTAATTACaggtaagtatatttaactgGCAGTGAACCTTGTTCATCTGGCAGTCCCTGGCAAAGTGGCCTGGTTTGccacagttgtagcagtccttgCTGCCTCCTAATTGCTTGCCCCCTTTTGTCTTCTTGTTCCATCGCTTAGGTGGTCCTTTAATGAGGTTTGagaggtctattgcttcTGGTCCAAAGTATCCACTCTGAGTGTTGCTGTGGATGTGGCGACCGGTGTTTGGCTGATTACAGCCTCCTCGTTGTCCTCAGTTTAGGTTGTTGCGCcactagttccttagtggCTGCCTGTTAGTAGCGATGACGGTGGTACGAGCTCGTAGGTTGTCCTGGAGCTCCTGCTGGAGTTCGTAGAGGCGTACGTCGATGTTGATAGtggtattaataagcttattaagggtCTTAGTGCTTGCGCtggtgcgcataagttcttccttaaccttaggctttaatccttgtTAAAACATAGTGGTTAGAGCAGTGTTGTCCTAGTCAGTGTTAGCAGCAAGCTGCTGAAACTCCGCGGCGTAGTCGGCGGCTGACTTGTCCTGCCTAATCCTCTAGATGTTGCGACAGGCAATGTGTGGTTCGTTGGAGACTCCGAAGATCGGCTTAATCTtctctttaaataggttaaagtctctTATCTATACATCTACATTGTCTAAGGCCTTGCTAGCTTGGTACTGCTgcataaagggcttaatctaggtaaacgcCTTGCCacgcatgtagctagctgcaaggactacttgTTTAatcttaggaaccttcttgccttagaaggtaaagaagaggtcctactataTAAGCCAGTTGTTAAGTTTGCTGCAATCTCTGTAGTAGAGATCAGGCTTATTAacgtttatagtgctagtgGTAGCAGTTGCGTCCATGTCGACGTTGCTAGACGTAGAGttgctaggggtagcacaggatccAATAGTACtcatcttaggggtgtttaaaatgttaaagttgtactttagttaaagaccgtaagcactaattctattagttcttgGGGATAAGTACAGGTACTAGATcagtaagggttattaactaagcaaagcttgtaaagatagggtgcaataaatagtacagagtagactgtctagtttaagagcaggttaagattctaaagacaaacttaattaataaggttaaacacaaactataagggttgtgttcctattaactatatactaataagatacattacttattaataagtaactagagttagtctaataaaatacataagggtgcttgtggACAAGCATATCGTATcatgcttattaacaagcagtcACGTGTGtcatgcttgttaacaagcagtcacgtaacatccctatctgttctgtccttctccactGTTCGTTCCTTCAGGGCGGAGTcaggggtcttggttggctggtacttatgtttgtgccgtgccctagcacaggatcgtaacactgggtcaaataggactaatccAGCACCTCggaaccctccctagatgttcttagaagtaattgcagcattgtaggcgcgtataaagcatggcaggaactctgtctttgtaatatagttaatctagttgcgtataagtattttagcttagcgcctatacgccttctttaaagcagcaaaataacctatattaaggggctgtgtaaggtgtaataagtaaggaggcaaacagagagcaataatcttgttatccttacagtattgctggaatttaagagagttatggctcttataactattaataataagcaaatagtaggtgctaatagtacgctcctttgtatgcctgtcaaagtgcttcaaccagtcaagaccaagcttgttggtagtccagccgttattagagactctaataacctagtcataaggcagatcctcttctttgtaccaggcagagaggtagtagtaggctttaaagataaggaaggccagaatagcctatcctttggcattaatgctcactatagccgtagcccactcttagttgcctggctagatagcctttggctgaccctgtcgttctgaagctgtaacaactgctcctggggagatctggcctattatgaAGCCTGTCTCGTtgaagttgtacgtgtctttatcctagatgccatacttagctttaatattagctaccaggccaaaccagccctgtagaacctcagaatcctcacagagggctctcttatagtcgtacttgcaattaaacttgactttaagctctaggtgttgcttaacaaacgtactaggccagtttacactaatagggcctagattgcgcttagcgcgcaaagaattagctatagtagctacatctaagagctaagaggaaaatcctcacgcatctagcttaagaacatgcttaataattaccttcttcttattgttgtccagcttctataagttggctatagaatctgcgcgtaaaggtcgtcctgtgtgttagttgcttagtgtcttttaagggaccctgtagatagctgcagcgcgtcgctaagagagattcgcgtcttgtttaagagcctggagcgcaagctgtatctaagcttcctttaacgcgtctaaatggtgttattaagaagacattggtgtaggaggagaagtttggtaggggcttggcaaaagtgagcggctcgcccgttgagcggctcgcctgtggggtacgttacttatattactaaaactaagttcctactatgctttatagacgcctataaggagacatttacttctagcaatatctaaggaggcttctaaggcgctagaatagtcccccttaacctagaacgggttataataggtcttaatgtccgcctatgtaccctaccgctacctactatagaagataagccctagcagtcctaaaccctaagcactaccctgcaattagggtcgcaattaacgctggtttaagagaggatttaaaggcatgcaagcagcttactaactttaatagttaaggcctttaaaaagcttactaaaggcgcagctatagtagcgcacaagctagtgttagcttaaagggagattactaggctttaagcagcaaataaggctgctatgcgacgtaaatcgcataaaagaaagtaattacagcaggagtaagtcctaacagctaaggaaggcctttaattaactactctaactaagtttagggcgcatagtaatagtaagaaggcaaagaagcaagtgcgcgctaaaggaggggaagtaacctaaagacgctgtacaaagtgctataacgttagacataacttacgtacatgtaagaaggctgtagaagatgtttctaaataatattatgtactacactactatatacaaggccaaagtgggctaatgcgagctataatagggtagaaatttggtgtggtcttggcagagtgatccgctcacccgtttgatccgctcacccgtggagtacgttaacaAGTAGTTTAGCAGGTTTCTAATATTAGTCTAAGCGCATCTAGGGGCTCCTATTTGTTAACATCTACTCCACCTCGGCCCTACTAAACTACCCGCTGTTAGCTTGCGGCCAGAGAATCGAGTTTTTACGGTACTACGATTGTCTGTGCTCTCTTCTCTGCAGCGTCTGTCCACTACAAGCGGATCTGACTACCATAGCAATAATGATTGACAGTTGATTGAAATGTAGCCAAGACACCGTAGACTCTACGAGCGGGTTCACGGAGACATATACCTGACTGCCGAACTGACTGCTTGGACAGCGAATGTTTGCCTGTAGTAACCATATTCAGAAGCTGTTCACAAGACAGTGCGAATGTACTTTGAACGCGTTCGCAACACATCTCTAGGATTAGGGCTGGGTCAAAGTCGTGATCAGCTGGAAGTTAGGACTTGCTTAAGCGTACGGCTCTTTGAAGTTGACGTAGCTGTGTTGTAGCGAAAATGCAGCGAGTGTGAAGGCAGATAGAGCACGTGAACTGGTCAAGGTAGCGCGCAGAATACCAACAACAATTGACATTGGAGGTCCAAATAGCAGGCTCTGTGATCTTCTTGACATGCTACGGTGTACGTTTGGACATAGTTTAGATCACTATAGGCTGCGGCTGTGCATAGAGTTATTTCCTTCCTAAATAGATTTCACGAGGACAGTCTTTTATATTTCACAAGGTAAATAGTCTGTAGACCCGACCTGGTCTCTTGGAATAACTTGAATACTCCTCGCATGGAAAGGTCTTCTGAACACTGCTCAAATTTGAGGCATCGGATATCTTATCTTAGGCGACCATATTCTTCAGCTCGGGCAACAAAAGAGCCTCGATTGACCAGCAGGTTGAACGTGGACAACAAACAGATGCACTATTCCTTCGACCCAAAGCGAAAACTGCATTCATTCTGACCGGAAACCAAACTCTTAGTACGTGATGAAATTAGACATTTTTCTGTTACGCTAAATCTGCAAACTCTCTGTCCTTTCGGTCTTTCTCGGACAACCATGGTCTGAAGCTCAACCGACCAAGACAAAGCTCAACTGAGCATAGGAAAAGCTCAACTAGCCATCTCAAACCCCAACCGACAATAACACCCCCAAGCAGCCCAAAAGCGCTCCCTCAGTTATGAAACAACACGCTACTTCAACAAACATTCCAACCTGAACCCAATCTTTAGCGAACCCAATCATCAGCTCTGCAGATATTGCTACACCAACACAGAGCGGGAATTCCATGTCTTTTTGTGCATCACTTTTTGTAACGCCGTGACTAGGCTAAGGAAGTTCTCTAGTTTTGCATCTGCTGCACTGGCTACTGTACGGGTGAACAGATGCGTAGAGATTTTGTTCTCGGTCCTGTGCGGGCCCTGATGTCGGGTGGAGAATAAGTTGTTGACACCTTATTTGGATCTGAGATGTTCGGCTCAAGTATTTCATGGTCGGCTTGCGTACTGAATGGTCAGTTCGCGTGTTGCACGATCAGTTCATGTGTTGCATGGTCGGGTGTGTTACATGATCGGTTGTGCTGCATTCTGTCATAAGCCACGATGCTACTTCCAGATGGCAATATATGAAACACAGTATTCCTGATCCTCTTTCGTGTTAAACAAATTTTCAACGCTACTGCTATCAGTGTCCGTTCCCATCGATCCAACTGTCCAACTCAACTCCACGCATCCCAACATTGTCTACTCATCATCCATACCAAACTCGTCCCCAACTATCTCAGTCAACGCGACCAACTTCTCAAAAACCTCATGATCATGTCTCGCGACTCTCATTGCCTTCAAGAGTAATGGGTATAGCCTCTGAAGGTGCTTTCGATGTTTGCTCTTTACGCCTGGTGCATCAGGAATGGCCAGAGGCTCGCTCTCCAACGCCTCGAGCTTGCTGAGCACTTGGAGAAGTTCTTTGCGCTGCGAGTCAGGAGCTGGCATACGCCCCCGAAGAGGATGGTCTGCAACATAGGTTTTAAGCGGCACGGCAGCGCGCAAGATCAGGTAAGGGGCTGCTGCCTGGGCGAGCTTAACGCATTGGTTACTGTTATCATGAGCGCTGACGAGGTTGAAGAGCTCAGAAATACATGTATAGCTCATCTTCGTTCGAAGCGTTGCTGGAAGAACAGCTGTCTGTCCCAGTCTTATCTTGTAAAGGTCATTGAGCGGTGTGCTTGCAAGGTCTGAGAGCTCGCCTTGCAGGGGTGTGTGAATGAGAGAGACAGAGAAGAGATTGCGCGTGTATGCTCTGCGAAGGCTGTCGGGTAGCGAAGGAGCGTTGAGAGGTGTCGTGATCAGTTGACGGAGCTCTGTGAATGATTTAATGTCAAACTCTTCGTCCTGGTCGAGCGACGGTGGAGGTACGTCTGGGTTCAGATGATGAGCGCGTGTGATGTAATAGGCAATATCGACTACTGCGGTCCAGATATTGTTGAGCGATTGACCGGTGATCTGATTGGCCTCGAGCTGCGGTAGGCCCGCATGGAGGATAGCTATAGCAGTTGTCGTAGCTTTCCGCCAAATTGTTGGAGGTTTGCCTTCTTTCTGCCAAGCATATTTTTCTTGGATGGGTCGTGCTAGATATGTCACGGCTGAACTGAAAGCACCGTCTGTGTAAATCTGTCTGTGTCCAATGTGCTTGACAATAATGTCTTGGAGCATGGCCATTGAAGTCTTTGACAGTGCGACGAAGGTAGGTCCCCGTATCTCAGATTGTCGTGCCCCCGAGGTGTAAGGCAGCACGCTAAAACGACCAAGCAATCCGATCATGTATGAAGGAAGACTGGCCTCTGTAGTATCAACAATGGACAGACACTCCAAGACACTAGTCTGGAGAGGTGTCATTGCATCAACGTCTGATGAATAGGCAATAGCATCCGACTCCATAACACAGGTCTCCAGGTGAGACAACATGGAAGGTAGATCCGCGTCGATGCTTTGACCCGCTAGTCGATAGATTGCTTTGAAAGCATCTGCAAAAGCCACGAAAGCTTCTTGGTTGTCTCCAGGATCCGTTCCCCATGTATTGTGCGAATCTAGGTAACTTGTCCAGACGACAGCAGTCTTATGCAGAGAGGACGCGCCCAAGACCTGCGCATTGTTAAGGTTTGAAAGCATACTAGTGATCGTCACGAAGACGTAGGATCCTAAAGCGTGTGAGCCAAAGGCGAAGTACTGTTGCAAACGATCCAGGAGATCTGTCCAAGCTCCACCAAATGTGGAAGTGTCATCGATCTTTTGCAGGCGCATCGTAGTAAGAGTACTAACGCTTTGTAGGACGGTTTTAGTGGTTTCATTCCAGCTTTCGATGTCGTTAGCCGTGTTGTGTGAGCCATGTCGAACATTCTTCTGAGCGGCCAGGTTCGCCTCAATGGCCTCGAACAACACTGCACGAAGGCAGAGCATCCATGCATCGGATGAGAGCTGATCTGTGTAGTTTTCGAAGATGCGTTGGATCGTTTGTACGGCCGAGTTTCGGACTTCCGCGCGCTTGTCTGTGGTAGTCGTAGACAGGTCGAGTAATACCTGGAGCCATAACGTAGGCGTGTTACCTCCCTTTGAATTCGTCTTGACAAGAGCGCGGATTTCCTCTGACTTTAGGACATCTCCTATGACATTCGGAAGAGAGGAAATGTCACTGCGAGACTGCAAAAAGTCCGAGACGTTCCAAAAAAACGTTATCGCCTAGCACTGTTAGCCACATAAGGAAGCTGAGTGATGGACCTACAGTGAGGGACATGTTGAGATCATCTTGCTGTCCACAGAAGTTGAGCAGAAGCTCTAACAGCGTAGATAGGCATGCGTCTGGAACAGATGCCAGAAAATCTGAACAGACGAGCTGAACTGTTGCAAATGCCGATCGAGCCAGTGACCTTGAGATAACGCGAACTACCCTTGAATCGTACTTTCGATATGCTGGTCCACCTGAAGTTTTCCTATCACCTTCATGTGTTTCGTCGTCGGGCAGGAACACACTAAGCAGGCTGTCGAGAACAGAAGCCCACCCAGCAACGAGTGACTCACCACACTGCTCGATCACGTTCTTCAGAGCATCGAGGGCTGTTTGGTGTACTCGAATGTCGGTGTCACTGTGGACGTCCTTTGTTTTAATATCGTTTAGCCGTAGAACCGTAATCTGTCTCTGTAGGGTGGCAAGGATGCGTGCTTGAATCTGTTCACGTTGCTCGTCGTACATAGATATTTCTGCGATTTCTCTGACAGTCCTCGACAATATATCAGCCGCAAGAAGTCTAGATGATGGTGCTTTGCGGTCATCGGCAGAGAAACGGACGATTTCGTTGACGAACGTGTCCCAGCCACTTTCCGAGGGATCGTATTGGGATAGCCTAGCCTCGTTCAGAGCAGCAAGCTCACCGATCTTGTTTAAGGCAAAGGCTGCGTCGCGGGAGTTGGCCCCCGTGTTCAAAGATATGCCAGATACACTTCCCAGTCTTCGCTGGTGAAGGATTTGTGGCCGCCCGGCTGTTGTGGGCGTCATCTGGCCGCTCTCTATTGGCGAAGAGTTGTTAAGCAGAGCGCAAAGCGCCTGCAAAACCTCTGAGAATGAATCGTTTGGAAAGTCGACAGTACTTTCAAAGAGTCTCCGGGCTGCTGCTTGCACTGCTGCAGTTTCCGCTTCCATCTTCTCAGCGGCACCCTCCGGCCCGGCGTATTGTGCTGTTGAACGACCGCCATTGTGATTGGAGAGCGACAACACCAGGTCGGCGACCTGGAGCGTCTCAAACACAATGGACCACGCAGACTGGAGAGTTGGTCCTAATGCAATCGCGAGATTGAGGAGGGCTCGTAGACACAGCAAGTTACGAGGCCCCAACGAAGGAAGCTGAACGTCGTGCGAAGGGCGACGATTATGTTCTGTTGAAGCTGAAGATGCTTGACTTACAAGGCTGTCTACGCTCAGTAGGCCTTTCGCGTTGTTGAACATGCCTGTCTGGTCGGTCGCAGCCGCCTTCGGCGAAGACACGTTTGCTAGTAACAGGTTCGAGGGAATAGCTGCTTTGCCCATTGTAGTGAGGAAGGCATCGCGAGGCGTCGCCATCCTCAAAAGACCAGCAACTTGTGTGAACTTTTGAATTGCTCGAACCAAGGCGCGATAATACTCTACGTCTAACGAAGCATTCAGGAATGTCGAGCATGTTGCGAGAATAGCAGGCCAGCACTCGGTCGTAAGCGTCAGTGATGTTTGTATGTATGCGTATGCAGGATGATCGCTAAGGTCGAGCGGGTTGACTGGTATTGTCTTCTTGCGGAACGACTGTGTTCTTGAGAGCCGTTGTCCACCTTCATCTGCAGGTGTCTCTTCGCTGTCGAGAGCAGCTGGATCGTCTGTCTTGGTCTTTCTCCGGCTCTTGATGTCATGATGTACTGTTAGAGGTAACACGAATTTTGCTAGACTTTCGCTGATGTTTGTGATGCAAGTCAACACCAAGCTGTATATGTACGTATCGGGAAGGACAGGCGGGTCCGACTTGTCGAGTTGATCGATACAAGGCGTCTTCATTGAGCTCCACTGCGTGCTGATCCCATACGGAcgactgctgctgctgcgatCGCTGATAGGGCCGCCAATGTCACCGGCCATtgcacctgctgcagccGCGGCCTGCTCGGAAGCCGCAATTCTATCATCAACAAAGCTCATTGGAGCGGTGGACTGTTGGCCAAGGCCGATGAGCGCAGGTTTTTCTGTCGCCAGTCGCACAAAAGATGCTAGGTTGTCGCCGAaaatcttcttcttcccaTCTTGTGCGTCGAACTGGTGGTAAATTGCCAGTAGAAGCCGTGAGTCAGCATAAATACCACGGAAGACCTCAAGGCAGAGCGCGCGTTTCCAGAGTTGTGAGGCTTCTGGGTCAAGCATATGGTTGAGCAGTCCAAGTGCAATCTCGCACTCAGAAGGAAGAATGGTCAAGTGGTTCCGGATGATCAGGTTCAGTATCCGAATGATACGCACAATGATTGGGAATGACAGGCGATCTGAAAGCGAACGTATGATGAGAGGCATCAAGAGTGTCCGCAGAATGTACACTTGCTCTGTATGCTCCACCATGATTTGTCCGTAGTTGGACAAAACTGCTTCGATGAGTTCAAGTATTGAAGCAGGCGGTATTGTCGAAAAACGGATGAAAGCTGGCTTCTCTCCCGTTACCAGAAGGTTGAGGTCGTTGAACACCTGCACACCATCAGCCTAGGACCACATTCCCCAGTACAAGACAAACCTTGTACGCATCGTTCGCCGCTGGTCTGACTGGGATAAGGCCGTCATCTCCTTTAACTTCGGTGACTGTCGGTATCTCAAGAGCTTGTCCTAAGCACGAAGTTAGATGCAGTGTTGATCTAGGGCACACAACCACTTACCATCTTCTGCTGTGACTCTATCAAAAATGGCTATGACAAGCTGCTGCAAAGTGGCAGCTGCCGTGTTGCTGACCGCAGGATTCTTCGCATTCTGCAAGCCCGAGCATATCTGCAATACTGTGGAGAGGAGCTCGCCACGAATTTCAGAAGGGTAGTTCTGCAGCAAGGACGGCAATGCCTGCAATATCTTCAATTGGATATCATGACCTGAAGAGCTCAGCATCGGCAATTGAACGACGGCCTAAGATAACATACTTGATGCTGCAGATTCTCTGAAGGCTTCAAGAACCTCAGACAATCTTTCTCTTGGCAATGCCCGTGAGACGCTCAGACGCTGTAAGCAAGAGACTGCAGTCGAGGTGAATTTTGCATTATGAGTGCCGCAGGCAATCAGGAATGGAGAGCAAAAGTGCGGTCGTCTCGAGAGATCTTTTGGGTTCGTTAGCATCAGACGCGTCTCCTTCACACAATGGCTGCTTGCCTGCAGAAAGCTGAGCCTCAGATGTATTGGACAAGGACTTGAGATCCTGCAACGCCTTCTCCGCAGCCGTTCGAAGCTCTGTGTTCTTGCGCTTCGAATCCGAGATCAGATTCGCCAATTCCGCCGCCAGGATCTGGGCTGTCATGCTGCGTAAAGGACCAACAAGGACATACGACTGCTGTCCATGGATGGCAGTAGCACAAAGTCGCAAATAATTCTCCTTGTTTGAGCCCGATGCTGAAAGGTCACTTGTCCTGTCAGATGAAGCGTGCAGTACGGAAGGCGGTCAAGACCAAACATCGCCGTTGCCGCATGCGCGCCGAAGGACCCTTGTCCATGTGGCCGCGAGCTGTTTCCGCGTCATAGGGTCGCCAAGAGAACAAACAGCTTACCAAATCGCAGAACCACAGCAGATCGCAAGGATCTGGCCTTACCGACTGACCTTCAGCCTCAGCTTCTCGATATCAGCTTCGCTATTCTCCCTCATTCACCTCAGACTACGTTTCGACCTCCCCCACGCGCGCGCCGCCTACTACGACCAGTGCAATAGCGGGGCACATCTCCCACTTCCTCAATTACACTCACCATCACACGACCCTGTTAACCAGATAACGacaacaaaaacaacaaaaacaaaaacaaaTATGGGTGCCAAAGTACCACGCAACTTCCGTCTGCTTGAGGAGCTGGAGAAGGGAGAGAAGGGTCTCGGTGCTGGTATGGCGGGCAACAACAGCTGCTGTGCACAAGTCCAATACTGAGTGTACACAGAGGCATGCTCCTATGGGCTCGACAACGGTGACGATCTTTTGATGTCAGACTGGAACGGCACGATCCTCGGCCCGCCCCACGTACGCTCCTTTTACATGCGTCCGGCGACCGAAGACTGACATATTGACACAGAGCGTTCACGAGAACCGCATCTACAGTGTATCGATCCATTGCGGCCCAAACTACCCGGACACGCCACCTGAGATCAAGTTCACATCCAAGATCAATCTGCCCTGCGTAAACGCACAGAATGGAAAGGTACGTAGGGTCACACCGTATACGGAGACTCTCGCTAACGCAGTCTAGGTT from Ascochyta rabiei chromosome 2, complete sequence includes these protein-coding regions:
- a CDS encoding Endocytosis and vacuole integrity protein, which encodes MTAQILAAELANLISDSKRKNTELRTAAEKALQDLKSLSNTSEAQLSADLSRRPHFCSPFLIACGTHNAKFTSTAVSCLQRLSVSRALPRERLSEVLEAFRESAASSHDIQLKILQALPSLLQNYPSEIRGELLSTVLQICSGLQNAKNPAVSNTAAATLQQLVIAIFDRVTAEDGQALEIPTVTEVKGDDGLIPVRPAANDAYKVFNDLNLLVTGEKPAFIRFSTIPPASILELIEAVLSNYGQIMVEHTEQVYILRTLLMPLIIRSLSDRLSFPIIVRIIRILNLIIRNHLTILPSECEIALGLLNHMLDPEASQLWKRALCLEVFRGIYADSRLLLAIYHQFDAQDGKKKIFGDNLASFVRLATEKPALIGLGQQSTAPMSFVDDRIAASEQAAAAAGAMAGDIGGPISDRSSSSRPYGISTQWSSMKTPCIDQLDKSDPPVLPDTYIYSLVLTCITNISESLAKFVLPLTVHHDIKSRRKTKTDDPAALDSEETPADEGGQRLSRTQSFRKKTIPVNPLDLSDHPAYAYIQTSLTLTTECWPAILATCSTFLNASLDVEYYRALVRAIQKFTQVAGLLRMATPRDAFLTTMGKAAIPSNLLLANVSSPKAAATDQTGMFNNAKGLLSVDSLVSQASSASTEHNRRPSHDVQLPSLGPRNLLCLRALLNLAIALGPTLQSAWSIVFETLQVADLVLSLSNHNGGRSTAQYAGPEGAAEKMEAETAAVQAAARRLFESTVDFPNDSFSEVLQALCALLNNSSPIESGQMTPTTAGRPQILHQRRLGSVSGISLNTGANSRDAAFALNKIGELAALNEARLSQYDPSESGWDTFVNEIVRFSADDRKAPSSRLLAADILSRTVREIAEISMYDEQREQIQARILATLQRQITVLRLNDIKTKDVHSDTDIRVHQTALDALKNVIEQCGESLVAGWASVLDSLLSVFLPDDETHEGDRKTSGGPAYRKYDSRVVRVISRSLARSAFATVQLVCSDFLASVPDACLSTLLELLLNFCGQQDDLNMSLTAITFFWNVSDFLQSRSDISSLPNVIGDVLKSEEIRALVKTNSKGGNTPTLWLQVLLDLSTTTTDKRAEVRNSAVQTIQRIFENYTDQLSSDAWMLCLRAVLFEAIEANLAAQKNVRHGSHNTANDIESWNETTKTVLQSVSTLTTMRLQKIDDTSTFGGAWTDLLDRLQQYFAFGSHALGSYVFVTITSMLSNLNNAQVLGASSLHKTAVVWTSYLDSHNTWGTDPGDNQEAFVAFADAFKAIYRLAGQSIDADLPSMLSHLETCVMESDAIAYSSDVDAMTPLQTSVLECLSIVDTTEASLPSYMIGLLGRFSVLPYTSGARQSEIRGPTFVALSKTSMAMLQDIIVKHIGHRQIYTDGAFSSAVTYLARPIQEKYAWQKEGKPPTIWRKATTTAIAILHAGLPQLEANQITGQSLNNIWTAVVDIAYYITRAHHLNPDVPPPSLDQDEEFDIKSFTELRQLITTPLNAPSLPDSLRRAYTRNLFSVSLIHTPLQGELSDLASTPLNDLYKIRLGQTAVLPATLRTKMSYTCISELFNLVSAHDNSNQCVKLAQAAAPYLILRAAVPLKTYVADHPLRGRMPAPDSQRKELLQVLSKLEALESEPLAIPDAPGVKSKHRKHLQRLYPLLLKAMRVARHDHEVFEKLVALTEIVGDEFGMDDE
- a CDS encoding E2 ubiquitin-conjugating protein mms2, whose translation is MGAKVPRNFRLLEELEKGEKGLGAEACSYGLDNGDDLLMSDWNGTILGPPHSVHENRIYSVSIHCGPNYPDTPPEIKFTSKINLPCVNAQNGKVDASKLPCLAQWKRDFTMETILIELRRYMALPQNKKLPQPPEGSTF